In Clostridia bacterium, the genomic window TATTAGGCTTATCAATATAGCCTTTTATTTGATATAATATTATAAATGGTATAAATAATCTTATTGTTTTGGGAGGTTATGTGGTTATGAAGGTTTTGGGTAAAAAACCCGAGCTCTGTATACAGTGTCATGCTTGTGAAAGCACATGCTCCAATACATGGTTCAAGGAAGATAATTCTCTTAAGTCCTGTATAAGAATTGGAGAGAATGAAAACGGGGACGCTGCAATCACCTCCTGCACCCAATGCGGGGAATGCATAGATATCTGCCCTGTTGAAGCTATAACAAGGGATAAGAACGGTATTGTCAGGATAAACAAAAGCATATGTGTCGGCTGCTTCATGTGCGTGGGCTACTGTCCCGAATTGGCAATGTTTATGCAAGAAGAATATATAGAGCCTTTCAAATGTGTGGCGTGCGGCCAATGTGTCAAAAATTGTCCAACCAATGCCATATTTATATGAGAAGCTTTTATTTGAAATATTAACGAAAGGGAAGCTTCTCATGAAACTCGTTTACGGGGCATGACAAATTAATGTGGAATATATGCCCCTACTCGTTATAGTTCAGGAATAAGCTTAAGGAGGAAGGTTCAATGAATATTGAAAATTTGAAATCAGCTCACAAGCTGCTTTGCGAGTACAAATACGAGCTGAAGAAAATAGAAAAAGGCTACACCAATAGAACATTATATGTGAACCTCAGTGATAAAGAGGTCAAAGAAAAGCCTGTGACGCAAATGATGAAGGATAAGTTCATTGGAGGCAAGGGCTTTGGATTATGGTACCTCTGGAATGCAGTATCAGAGAAAACAAAATGGAACGATCCAGAAAATGAGATAGTAATAGCTACCGGTCCATTAGGTGGAATTACACAATATCCAGGTTCCGGAAAGTCCCTTGTTGTAAGTCTTTCACCACTTACTGACATGCCTATTGACAGTAATGTTGGAGGATATTTTGGTCCCCTTCTTAAGTTCTCGGGCTTTGATGCTCTTGAGCTGCAAGGCAAGTCTGACAAGGATGTCATTATATTCATAGACGGCAATAATGGTGTGGTAAGAATAGAAGAAGCTCCTCTTGAGGCCATTGACAGTCATGTACTCGGCGAGCAGCTCACTGAAATGTACGCTGAAAATGAAGCAGACAAGAGAAATATATCTGTAGTATCTGCAGGTACCGCAGCGGAGCATACACATTTAGGCTTGTTGAACTTCACCTTCTATGATGTGAGGAGAAAAGCGACAAGACTGAAACAAGCCGGAAGAGGCGGAATCGGGACAGTATTCAGGGATAAGAGGATAAAGGCCCTTGTGGTTCGTTTCGAAGGCGTTAAGGGCAATCTCAATCACCCTGCTGATCAAGGCACATTAAACAGAACGGGCATTAAATTTCACAAGGAAATGCATGACCTTGACGATAAGCAAAACAGGATGCGACAGGTTGGAACCGCCAATATAATTGAGGTAATGGATCAGTATGATTTACTTCCAACTCACAATTATAAATTCGGCTCCCATAAGAATACCGGAAAAATTTCTTCAAAGGTTTTTAAGGAGAAAATAACCCAGGGTATGGCTGACGGCTGCTGGTACGGCTGCAGCATGGCCTGTGCCAAGGCAGTAGACAATTTCGTGCTCAAAACCGGTCCATACAAAGGACAGAAAGTCATAGTTGATGGTCCTGAATATGAGAACGCTGCAGGACTCGGTTCCAACTGTGGAATATTCGATCCTGACGCAATACTTGAGCTTAACTTCTACTGTGATACTTATGCCATTGATACCATTTCCTTCGGTACAATGACTGCCTTCATCATGGAGTGCTATGAAAACGGCATACTCAACAAAGAAAGGACCGGAGGCCTTGAGCTGAAGTTTGGCAATGCAGATGCAGCCCTGGAGCTTATACACCAGATGTCAAGGGGGGTCGGCTTTGGCAAGATAGCCGGACTAGGCACTAAGAAGCTGAAAGAATTTTTCATAAAGGAATTCAATACAGACCCGAGCTTTATAAATGACATAGGTATGGAACAAAAAGGGCTCGAGTTTTCTGAGTATATGCCGAAAGAATCCCTTGCACAGCAGGGAGGCTATGGACTTACCAACAAAGGACCACAACATGATGAAGCATGGTTGATATTCATGGATATGGTTAACAATCAGATTCCTACCTTTGAGAATAAGGCTGAAGCACTGCATTACTTTCCTATGTTCAGGACATGGTTTGGCTTAAATGGCCTTTGCAAGCTTCCTTGGAATGATGTAACGCCAGCAGACAATAAATATACAGATGAGCCCGCAAAGATTCCTGAGCATGTGCAGAATTACGTAGATATATTTAACGCAGTTACGGGAAACAGCATCGACAAGAACCAGCTTATTACCCAATCAGAAAGAGTATATAATTTCCAGAGAATATTCAACATTAGAATGGGTAAAGGTAAGAGAATAAATGACAGAATACCTTATAGAGCTATGGGTCCTGTTACTGTGGAGGAATATGAATCACGGCAGGAAAGATATGATGGTCAGCTTAAGGAACTGCTTGGCTTCGACCCAACAGGAAAGAGCACAGAAGCAAAGATAAAAGTAATGAGGGAATATAGGGAAGACCAGTATGAGAAGCTGACAGATGCTGTTTACAAGAGAAGGGGCTGGACAATGGACGGAATTCCAACCCTGGAAAAGCTCAAGGAGCTTGGAATGGATCTTCCTGAGGTAGTTGAAGTTGTAAAGAGACATATCTAAAGTACAAGGCGGTGCAGCATGATACATGTGAATGGCAAGGAGTTGCAGTGGGAGGAAGGCATGACAGTCACCGAGATGCTTAAACGAAAGACCTATACCTACCATAAGATAGTAGTAAAAATAAATGATGTGGTAATACCCAACGAACAATTTGAGACTACAGTAATACATGACGGAGACGATGTTAAAGCTATTCATCTTTTAGCAGGTGGATGATAAAATCCGGAGGCCAAGACCTCCGGATTTTTTTATATCTTTCTATATATCTTCCAGTATTATATCTTCATATTTAAGCAATCCAAGCTGGCTCAGCCTGATTCCTGCAATACTGTTCTTATAGGCAATCCCTGCTTGGGGGTGATATAAGAAAATCCACGGAGCATCATCAACTATCGTCTGCTGAATCTTCTTGTACATTTCTATCCGCTTCTCAGGATTGATAATCTCCTTTGCTTTGTTCATATTCTCTGTAACTATTTCTTTTTTGTAACTTGAAAAATTCGTCTTGCTCTCAGAGTTAAAGAGAGGCTGCAGGAAATTATCCAGATCTCCGGTATCACCAATCCACCGGCTTATATAAATATCACACTTATGTATGCACTCTAAATTCAAGTACTGAGACGGCTGAACTCTAATAAACTCACATTCTATCCCTATTTCCATAAGATCCTTAACAATAAAGTCTGTCAGAGGGTTATAGATTGAAGTGTCGCTTTCTTCTCTTGCTAATATCTTCAGCTTCTGTCCGGTTTTGCTCAGCCCATTTTTTTGCAATATCTCTTTTGCAAGCCTTGGGTTGTAGCCATATCCTACATCATTTGTGTTGTCTATCATGCTTGGAGGGAACGGCCCCTTTGCTTCTATACCCATTCCACCTAAAAGCTCATCAATAATTATTTTTTTGTTGATTACCATATTCAGTGCTTTTCTTACTTCCTTGTTCTGAACATAGGGAGAGTCTGACAATAGGTTGAAGCCCACATAGTAAGTACCTATGATGCTTCTGGTTTTTAATGTAATGCCCTCTACTCCCCTTATTGAATTAATGGTGTCCTTCTTATCAGCTATTATATAGTCGTACCTGCCCCCTATAAGCTCTTCTGCTGCATTTACATCATCAAACTTTACTATTATCTTCTTAATATAAGGCTCACCATTGTAAAAGTCCTTAAAAGCTTCAAGAGTAGCTCCAGAAGGTTGGATATCTACAAGCTGATAGGGACCGCAGCCCGAAAAACTGCACTTTTGAATCTCCTCCACCGGTAGTATGGCTGTACAAAACTGTCCCAAATTTAGAAGAAAACCAGAGTATGGCAATGTAAGGCTCACGGATATACGATGCTTGTCAAGCACTTTTATACCCCTGACTCCCTTCTCCCTCCCACGATTGTACTCTTCTGCTCCATCCACGCACATAAGTGCCCAGCTGTTCGGAGAATTGAGCTCTGGACTCAGAACTCTTTCAAAGGAATACTTTACATCCTCTGCATTAATCACTCTTCCATTATGGAACTTTGCTCCCTTTCTCAGCTGGAATACCCAAGTCAGGCCATCTTCCTCAAGATACCAGTTCTTTGCAATACCCGGCATTATTTGACCGGAAGAGCTTACAGTAAGAAGTCCGCTGTTGATATTGGACATAATATGGCTTCCAATATACTCAAAAGACATATGTGGATCATAAGTCTGCAAAGAGCTTGGAATACAAGTTGTCACTACGGAGTCATAGGTGCTCGGACCAGCTATTTCATGAATCAGCTTATCCGTAGAGCCTTTCAAATCTGATGAAGTATTTTGCAGGGATTCCAGAGATGTCTTTGTAAACTGTGTATATAGAGAAGCCTGCTCTACAGTTGAGATTAGTCTTTCAAAGGTTCTGCTCATTTCATGAGTGGAATTAACCACAGCTTCAAGATTAGATGTCTGCTTTATTATAGCGGTGTTTATCTCGTCAGATACACTGCTATTGTTGTCAACCGCTTTGATGATAGTATTGAATACCTCCATGGTATTCTTTGATATATCCGTACCTTCCTTAACCTTATCGATGGTTGTATCCATCGAATCCAGGGCTGTTGCGACACTATCATTTATTTCATTTATTATATCATTTATAAATTTTATAGAATCAACACTTCTCTGCGCCAGTTTCTTCACTTCCTGTGCAACAACAGCAAATCCTCTGCCGGACTCACCTGCTCTTGCAGCTTCAATAGCAGCATTGAGTGAGAGCAAATTTGTGCTATCTGCGATATCCTTTATAACATCAAGCATCTCATTAATGTTGGCAGCCTTGCTGCTCAGCATATTTACAACCTCTTTTGATTGCTGCACTGATGTTTCAATAACATTCATAGCTTTTATGGAATCATCAACCGCACTGCTTCCCTGCCTGGCAACACTCATTGTCTGTTCTGATATCTGCTTTGCATTTTCAGTGTTTGCAAATACCTCTTCTGCAAGTGCGGAATAATTGCTGATTTCGTCTACTAGCTTCTGAACTGAATCAATCTGTATTTCTACAAACTTTGATATGTTTCCGGTAACATCTATCAAGCTGTCAACTACAAGACCGGCCTCCCCTATTTTATTATCAATTCTGTCTACTATGCATTTCTGATTATTCTTACATAGTGCTATTTTATCATTATTTTCTTTCTCTAAAGCCAGATTATCCTTTACAGCATGATGTATGCGTGGTTCATCTTCAGATTTATTTTTTTTCGTAAGCTTCAGATTGAACATTTGCCGGCCTCCTTAATTATATTCTATAGCATTTTATTCGACAGCAATTACCATATTTCCTTTATTTATACACTGTTTAACCTGTTTTGTATACAAACAAAATTACAGCCAGTATACCAAAAATCAGCTTTCCGCCTGGGAAGAAGTTCCTGACTGGCATCAAAAGTGCGCTTAAAACAACTGTAAACATAAATACCCATTGTATACTTGTAAACTTCACTTATTAGATATAAAATCTTTATATGTGGGTTTTTTTATTTTTTTTGGATATGTATGGGAGGGTTATATGCATACATTTGTTTATTTGAAGGAGTTCTTTCTGCAGCATAAATGGAAGTACATATGGGGTGTTGCTGTGCTGGTATTGGTAGATGCCCTTCAGCTTATAACACCCAAAATCCTTGGAAGGATTACAGATGAATTAGGGGCCGGCTCCCTTGCTATGAGGGATATATTTTACTATATAGCTGTTATTATCTCGCTGGCGGTGCTTATTGCAGTATGCAGATATATTTGGAGAATGCTGGTAATGGGGTCTGCAAGAAACTTGGAATACTGGCTCCGAAACAAGCTTTTTGCACATCTGGAGCTGATGGCACCCAACTTTTTCAACAACCACAAAACAGGTGATCTAATGGCCCATGCAACCAACGATATAAATGCCGTAAGAATGGCCTTCGGCCCTGGAATTGTCATGATAACCGATGCAATTTTTCTTACTTCGGCTACAGTAATCATTATGGTCACGACCATAGACCTGCGGCTTACTGCGGCTGCCCTTCTACCGCTTCCGATCATAGCAGCTCTCATGATTTTCTTTGGACGAATTGTTCAAAGCAAGTTCAAAGGTGTACAGGAAGCCTTTTCAGAGCTTACGGACCGAGTTCAGGAGAGCATATCCGGAATTCGAGTTGTAAAATCCTTTGTCCAGGAAGACAGCGAAATAAAAAAGTTCTCTGCCTTCAATGATAATTATATGAACAAGAATATGAGCCTTATAAAGGTTTGGGGGTTTATGTTCCCTGCAGTAGCCTTCATCGGAGCCCTTAGCTTCTTAATGGCCCTTTATTATGGCGGCCTTCAGGTCATTGATGATGAGCTGTCACTTGGCCAATTCGTATCCTTCATTTCATACCTTGGTCTTCTAACCTGGCCTATGATGGCCCTTGGCTGGGTTATAAACATACTTCAGAGGGGAACTGCCTCTATGAAGAGAATCAACGAAATACTCAATATCTCTCCTGAAATATTCGATAAGGAAGACATCCTGGAAATCCACGATTATAAACCCTCTCTTCAGTTTAGCAATCTGAGTTTTACCTATCCTGGTGCTTCTATTCCTGCTTTATCAGGAATCAATCTAAGAATTGAAGAGGGTAAAACCCTTGCTATAGTTGGCAAGACAGGCAGCGGCAAAACCACTCTGGTCAACCTGATCATGAGACTTTATAATACGGAACCCGGAGAGCTTCTTATAGATGGAATTGATATTTATGATATACCTCTTAGGGAACTGAGAAAAAATATTGGGTATGTCCCTCAGGACAATTTTCTTTTCTCTGCATCAATAAGAGATAATATTGCCTTTTCCGATACCTCCATGGATATGGAAAGAGTTGAAGCTGCAGCAAGAACAGCTCAGGTCTATGACAATATAATGGAGTTTCCCGGGAAGTTCGATACCATATTGGGTGAAAGAGGTGTGACCTTATCTGGAGGTCAGAAGCAAAGAGTTTCTATAGCAAGAGCTATAGCGAAGGATCCAAAAATCATAATACTTGACGATTCCTTGTCTGCAGTGGATACAAAGACTGAAGAGCTCATACTTGGTGGTCTCAAGCGGGTAATGAGGAACAAAACTGCTATTGTAATTGCCCATAGGATATCAACCATAAAGGATGCTGATGAAATAATAGTCCTTGATGAAGGCAGAATTATTGAGCAAGGTACCCATGAAGAGCTGGTGCAAGTTAAGGGACTCTATAACAATATATATGAAAAGCAGCTGCTCGAAGAAAAAATTGAGCAACAATGTTGAATGCACATACGATTCTATTGAGTGTGGTGCGAATTCAACAAAAACAATGAAATGTTTACGCGAAATTTGAATGGCCAATGTAAAATGTTTTTCGCGAAACAAATACATAGGGGTGTTGAAATGAATAATAATCTCAAGGAAGAAGAAGCCCTCGGAAAAGCCTTTGATATGAAGCTTATGAAACGACTGCTTAAATACACCAAGCCTTATTGGTGGATGCTGCTCATTTGCATTTTTATGCTTACACTTATTACAGCCGCAGACCTTGCCAGGCCTTATCTCATAAAGATGGCAATTGATAATCATATATCAGCCTATGACGCACCAATGGCCGCATTCAACAAAGAACCAGAATACCCCAGTGTTAAATATAAAGATAAATATTATGTAAGGGAAAGCCTGCTTGCAAAAGAACATAAGACAGAAGAAAGATATCAGCTAGTGAAGGTGGGAAAAGACTACTACCTTATAAATGGAGCTTTTGATAAAAACTCCGCGTCGGACTTGACAGCAGTGAAGGAAGGTAATTTCTATGGAGAGCTCTTATCAAAAGATGAGTATAAAGCTTTCCGGGAGCAGGATAAAACAGGTATAAAGAGGATTTCCATAATATTCTTGCTTATTATTCTGGGAAGCTTTATTCTAAATTACATTCAGGTTTACATTTTGAACTATACCGGGCAGAAAATAATCTACAACATGCGTCAGGAGCTTTTTACGCATCTTCAGAAGCTGTCCCTCTCCTTCTTTGATCGGAACCCTGTAGGAAGGCTGGTAACCAGAGTAACAAGTGACATGGAAAATCTTAACGAGATGTATACCGCTGTGCTTGTGAACCTGTTCAAGGATGTGCTTATGCTCTGCGGGATAGTTATAATAATGCTTAAGATGAATGCGCAAGTGGCTCTGGTAAGCTTTATAATAATTCCTTTGATAATATTATCTGCCTCAATTTTTAGGATTAAAGCAAGAAACGCTTATAGGCAGACCAGGGTCAAACTCGCCAAAATAAATGCCACATTAAGTGAAAATATATCCGGAATGCGTACTATACAGCTTTTCAATAGAGAGCACTATAACTACAAAGAATTTGAAAATATCAACAAGGAGTATCGCGAGGCAAGTATGCGAGAGCTTTTCGTTTTCGCTGTATTCAGACCATCCATGGACCTCATATATTCTTTGGCACTATCCCTGCTGATTTGGTATGGCGGCGCAAGGATGCTGTCAGGAACCCTCCCCTTTGGAGTACTGTTTGCATTTATAAACTATATTGAACAGTTTTTCCAGCCAATCAATGACCTGACAGAAAAGTTCAATATCCTTCAGTCAGCTATGGCTTCCTCAGAAAGAATCTTTCTTCTGCTTGATGAGAAGGAGACAATTAACAATCCTAATGTTCCAGATGCACTTGGAAGAATCAATGGTGATATTGAATTTAAGAATGTATGGTTTGCTTATGAGGGAGAAAACTGGGTCTTAAGAGATGTCAGCTTTAAAATCAACTCAGGAGAAACTGCAGCCTTTGTAGGAGCTACCGGAGCCGGTAAAACCTCTATAATAAGTCTGATCAGCAGGCTCTATGATATACAAAAAGGTGAAATACTTATAGATGGAAAGAATATTAAAAATGTAGATAAATATGAATTGAGGTCACAGATTGGAACAGTACTTCAGGATGTATTTCTCTTCTCAGGAGATATAAAATCCAACATCAGACTAAACGAAGCAAGCATTGATAATGAGGCTATAAAACGAGCTTCAAGCTTTGTAAATGCAGATAAATTCATAGAAAAACTGCCTAAAGGCTACGATGAAGAGGTTAACGAAAGAGGAACGACCTTTTCTTCCGGCCAGAGACAGCTTCTGGCCTTTGCAAGGGCTTTGGCTTTTGATCCGGCGGTACTGGTGCTGGACGAAGCAACCTCCAATATCGATACAGAAACTGAAATGCTCATTCAAGATGCAATAAACAAGGTTATCAAGGATAGGACCACTATAGTCATAGCCCATAGACTTTCAACCATACAGCATGCGAGCAATATAATAGTGCTGCATAAAGGAAAGGTCAGAGAAATGGGCACTCATCAGGAGTTACTGGACAAGAAAGGCATGTATTATGATCTGTATCTACTGCAGTATAAGGAGAGTTAATCTCCCCGAGGTTAATAGGAAACCACCCAAAATAAGAACAGCCATATCATAGCCACATATGAGTATACAAAAATTGATGGCACTAACTCACTACACCTAAGAAAAGTCTAACGCCTTCCAATATCCAGACCTGGACGTGTAAGGCTTGCTTCGGCGTCCTGCCTCGCATACGACTTTTCTAAGGCTCCGCTCCTAAGTGCCATTGACAATTTCTGTATAAGCACATTTAGGCTATTGATTTGGCTGTTCTACCAATTAGCTACTCAGTAGAGGAAAGCTATGTATCGATATAGGGAAGCATTAGCTTTGTATATCAGCGAACACTTATAAGCCTTTGGGTAACAGAATAGAGCTTGATACGTAGGAAAACCCGTAAGATTTACGTGATGTAAATCTAGCACATACCAACAGGACGTTGGGTTTATGTGCGTTAGAGTTTTACAAGTATCAAGCTCTAATTCTGTCCAAAGCTTATATTGTGTGAGTCGATATACAAAGCTAATGCAGCTTATGTAGCTATACATTGCTATCCCTGCACAATCATTCCTTCTCTTAGCTCCTCTGCCGCTTCCTTATCTGTCAGTACCTCAACCAGTCTCAATGCGAAGTATATGGCAGTTCCGGGGCCTTTTGATGTTATGTAGTTTCCTTCCTGTGAAATAATATCCTCGCCAATAACCGCTCCCTTGAGTGTTTCTTCAAAGCCTGGAAAGCAAACTGCTCTCTTGCCGTCAAGGAGTCCTAATTTGCCCAGGATACTTGGAGCTGCACAAATTGCTGCAATGGGCTTGCTCCTATCTGCAAAACCAAGGATAACCTCCTTGAGACCTTTATGCTCTCCAAGATACCTGGTCCCTGGCATTCCGCCGGGAAGCACCATCATATCCGCTCCTAAGTTGTCCGCATTCTCAAACAACTCATCGGCTGTTACTGTAATACTATGAGCTCCTTTTACTTCCTTCTTACCCGTTATGGATATCATTCTTGCATCGATATCCGCTCTCCTTAAGACATCAACAACAGTAATGGCCTCAATTTCCTCAAAGCCCTCTGCCAAATAAACATTTACTCTTTTCATACCTGCTTCTCCTTTCAATACTTTTCATAGCCTGTACGGGCGATTCATGAATCGCCCCTACTCCCCGTGACCTCGCAACCGTTATTATATCTTTTCCGTTATAACAAAGTGCAGCTTTGCGACATTCGAAAGTTTTTCTTTTCCATTAGATTGTACAAATTCTCGTGCTGCCTCGACCACCATTGATGAGCCACCCTTGGGGAGCTCCATCCCATATTCCTCGGACAGTTTATTCATCGCCTTTACATACTCATTCCTTGCAAGGATGCTTGCAGCTGCTACCACCACATTTTCTTCCGCTCTTGGTCTTTGCTCCAAGTTAACCTTTCTTCCCTTCTCCATCAATGCATTTTTAATAAGCTCCGGATTTCCGAACTGGTCAGACAGTACATTGCTGCAATCCACTAATTCCAGCACGTTCTCAATAACCTGCGCATGGCCCCAGGCAAGAAGCCTATTTAAGTTCTTGATTTCATTGTACATTTCGTTATATCTCTTATTATCTATGGAGACTACTGAGTACTGGCAGGTTTTAGTTATCTCTACAGCCAGCTTTTGAATTTTCGTGTCAGAAAGAGTTTTGCTGTCAGCAACCCCTATTTCCTTTAGCCTTTTCTTCATATCAGCATTTGCATATACTCCTGCAATTACAAGAGGTCCAAAATAGTCTCCCTTGCCTGATTCATCAGTGCCTATAAGCTCCATTTCCGAATCTTCAGCATTACTGGCTGCCTTGGCTTCTTTATGTTCTGATTTTATTAAGCTCCCCGTTCGAGTGACGCCCTCAATAAGCTTCAGACTCTCTTCATCCTTTATCTGTGATAGGTCACATCTTACTCCATTTTTTTTACTTTCATAAATCCTTATTAAGCACTTTCTTTCATTGAGAACGATATTGAACTGCAGTCCATAGTTTATTTCACCATATGAACTTACTTCAGTCCCGTATTTCTCAAATGCATCCTTGAGGTATTCATAATAATCATATTTATCCTTTGCCTTGTACAAGCACATCACTCCATTGCATCATTTATTGCTCTACATATGTGAATTTCCTAATTTTACATATATATTATATCAATTTAACCTATATTTAAATAATTAATTTATACTCTCCAAATTATACTGAATAACTTTCTCTAAAGAAGAAATAATAATAGTAGAAGAAAAAGTTCTAAATAAAAATAGCCCTCCCCCCGGGGCTATTTTCATTTGTCTATTGATTATTCTGTGCCGGCGGTGTTTCGGGATTTGGGGCTCCACCAGTCAGTGAATTAAGTCTTCTTAGTATGTCTTCCAGCTCTGTAATCTTTCCTCCATATTCTGCCCAGTTTCCAGCCTTCTGTGCATTTTGTGCAGCAGCAAATGTATCATTTGCCCTTCTTATGAGCTCCTCTACTGTAGCATCCTGGTTTTCAGTAGGTGCAGGAGTTGGAGTTGGCTGCTCCTCTACCTTTCCTTCTATCGGAAATATTCTTGCAAGGGCTTTTTCCAAAGAATCTTCCATAACAACATTATTTCTGAAATATACAATTACCTTCTTTTGCTCTGGAAGTGCATTTGCATTTAATGCCTTTATATATATGGGCTCTACATACAGTATTGAATCCTCAATAGGTATGGTAAGCATGTTTCCTCGTATGACCTGCGAATTTCCGCCTGTTGCAAGCAGATTTAGCTGCGGGCCAATTATAGTATCCTGACTGACTATTCCTTCCACCTGCATAGGACCCTCTACAATCTTCCCCGATGGAAAATTGTAAAGCACTATCTGCCCATAATCTTCAATATCGTTCTTTACTGCCAGCCAGGATATCATATTGTTTTTTCCTTGTGGAGTATACGGAACCATCAGCAGGAACTCTTCCTTCTCGCTGCCCGGAAGTCTCATTATAAGATATGAAGACTCTACTGTTTCAGCATTTGCCTGGGCAGTACTTGCTCCATAAATTTGTGTGGATACATCCCAGACATCACTCTTGTTATAAAGCTCACGCGCACTCTTCATATGATATTTCTTATATATATCTGCCTGTATATCGAACTGCGTCTGGGGATATCTAACATGTGTTTTTAAGCCTTCCGGCATTTCGGCCAACGGCTTGAATAACGTAGTGAATATTTTAGAGTATGTCTGTATCAATGGGTCATTTGCATCTGCAATATAAAATTCAGTGGTTCCGTTATAAGCATCTACTACAACTTTAACAGAATTTCTTATATAATTTGTTGTTGTCTGGCTGTTGATGGGCTCTGAATAAGGATATCTGTTGCTGGTTGTATACGCATCTAGTATCCAGTATAGCTTTCCGTTGCTTACAACTACATATGGATCCTCATCATAGCTAAGGAATGGGGCAAGTTTACTAACCCTTTTGGTTATTTCCCTATTTATCAGTATTTTACTCTTTGAGCTT contains:
- a CDS encoding 4Fe-4S binding protein; the encoded protein is MKVLGKKPELCIQCHACESTCSNTWFKEDNSLKSCIRIGENENGDAAITSCTQCGECIDICPVEAITRDKNGIVRINKSICVGCFMCVGYCPELAMFMQEEYIEPFKCVACGQCVKNCPTNAIFI
- a CDS encoding aldehyde ferredoxin oxidoreductase C-terminal domain-containing protein; its protein translation is MNIENLKSAHKLLCEYKYELKKIEKGYTNRTLYVNLSDKEVKEKPVTQMMKDKFIGGKGFGLWYLWNAVSEKTKWNDPENEIVIATGPLGGITQYPGSGKSLVVSLSPLTDMPIDSNVGGYFGPLLKFSGFDALELQGKSDKDVIIFIDGNNGVVRIEEAPLEAIDSHVLGEQLTEMYAENEADKRNISVVSAGTAAEHTHLGLLNFTFYDVRRKATRLKQAGRGGIGTVFRDKRIKALVVRFEGVKGNLNHPADQGTLNRTGIKFHKEMHDLDDKQNRMRQVGTANIIEVMDQYDLLPTHNYKFGSHKNTGKISSKVFKEKITQGMADGCWYGCSMACAKAVDNFVLKTGPYKGQKVIVDGPEYENAAGLGSNCGIFDPDAILELNFYCDTYAIDTISFGTMTAFIMECYENGILNKERTGGLELKFGNADAALELIHQMSRGVGFGKIAGLGTKKLKEFFIKEFNTDPSFINDIGMEQKGLEFSEYMPKESLAQQGGYGLTNKGPQHDEAWLIFMDMVNNQIPTFENKAEALHYFPMFRTWFGLNGLCKLPWNDVTPADNKYTDEPAKIPEHVQNYVDIFNAVTGNSIDKNQLITQSERVYNFQRIFNIRMGKGKRINDRIPYRAMGPVTVEEYESRQERYDGQLKELLGFDPTGKSTEAKIKVMREYREDQYEKLTDAVYKRRGWTMDGIPTLEKLKELGMDLPEVVEVVKRHI
- the thiS gene encoding sulfur carrier protein ThiS, producing the protein MIHVNGKELQWEEGMTVTEMLKRKTYTYHKIVVKINDVVIPNEQFETTVIHDGDDVKAIHLLAGG
- a CDS encoding ABC transporter substrate-binding protein, yielding MFNLKLTKKNKSEDEPRIHHAVKDNLALEKENNDKIALCKNNQKCIVDRIDNKIGEAGLVVDSLIDVTGNISKFVEIQIDSVQKLVDEISNYSALAEEVFANTENAKQISEQTMSVARQGSSAVDDSIKAMNVIETSVQQSKEVVNMLSSKAANINEMLDVIKDIADSTNLLSLNAAIEAARAGESGRGFAVVAQEVKKLAQRSVDSIKFINDIINEINDSVATALDSMDTTIDKVKEGTDISKNTMEVFNTIIKAVDNNSSVSDEINTAIIKQTSNLEAVVNSTHEMSRTFERLISTVEQASLYTQFTKTSLESLQNTSSDLKGSTDKLIHEIAGPSTYDSVVTTCIPSSLQTYDPHMSFEYIGSHIMSNINSGLLTVSSSGQIMPGIAKNWYLEEDGLTWVFQLRKGAKFHNGRVINAEDVKYSFERVLSPELNSPNSWALMCVDGAEEYNRGREKGVRGIKVLDKHRISVSLTLPYSGFLLNLGQFCTAILPVEEIQKCSFSGCGPYQLVDIQPSGATLEAFKDFYNGEPYIKKIIVKFDDVNAAEELIGGRYDYIIADKKDTINSIRGVEGITLKTRSIIGTYYVGFNLLSDSPYVQNKEVRKALNMVINKKIIIDELLGGMGIEAKGPFPPSMIDNTNDVGYGYNPRLAKEILQKNGLSKTGQKLKILAREESDTSIYNPLTDFIVKDLMEIGIECEFIRVQPSQYLNLECIHKCDIYISRWIGDTGDLDNFLQPLFNSESKTNFSSYKKEIVTENMNKAKEIINPEKRIEMYKKIQQTIVDDAPWIFLYHPQAGIAYKNSIAGIRLSQLGLLKYEDIILEDI
- a CDS encoding ABC transporter ATP-binding protein: MHTFVYLKEFFLQHKWKYIWGVAVLVLVDALQLITPKILGRITDELGAGSLAMRDIFYYIAVIISLAVLIAVCRYIWRMLVMGSARNLEYWLRNKLFAHLELMAPNFFNNHKTGDLMAHATNDINAVRMAFGPGIVMITDAIFLTSATVIIMVTTIDLRLTAAALLPLPIIAALMIFFGRIVQSKFKGVQEAFSELTDRVQESISGIRVVKSFVQEDSEIKKFSAFNDNYMNKNMSLIKVWGFMFPAVAFIGALSFLMALYYGGLQVIDDELSLGQFVSFISYLGLLTWPMMALGWVINILQRGTASMKRINEILNISPEIFDKEDILEIHDYKPSLQFSNLSFTYPGASIPALSGINLRIEEGKTLAIVGKTGSGKTTLVNLIMRLYNTEPGELLIDGIDIYDIPLRELRKNIGYVPQDNFLFSASIRDNIAFSDTSMDMERVEAAARTAQVYDNIMEFPGKFDTILGERGVTLSGGQKQRVSIARAIAKDPKIIILDDSLSAVDTKTEELILGGLKRVMRNKTAIVIAHRISTIKDADEIIVLDEGRIIEQGTHEELVQVKGLYNNIYEKQLLEEKIEQQC